The following proteins are encoded in a genomic region of Bosea beijingensis:
- the purQ gene encoding phosphoribosylformylglycinamidine synthase subunit PurQ has protein sequence MKAAVITFPGSNRDGDVAKALKQAGAEVNHVWHGDTALPDGTDLVVLPGGFSYGDYLRTGAIAGRAHIMDATRAHAARGGYVLGICNGFQIACEAGLLPGILVRNAHLKFVCKRQHLKVERNDTPYTSAYAKGQAIDVCIAHGEGNYIADAETLARLEGEGLVAFRYADAEGNVTPAANPNGSLNNIAGIYSPGFNVLGLMPHPENLIDSLVGGTDGRGLFDSLVSSRRAA, from the coding sequence ATGAAAGCCGCCGTCATCACCTTCCCCGGCTCCAATCGTGACGGCGACGTCGCCAAGGCGCTGAAGCAGGCCGGCGCCGAGGTCAATCATGTCTGGCACGGCGACACCGCATTGCCTGATGGAACCGATCTCGTCGTGCTGCCGGGCGGCTTCTCCTATGGCGACTATCTGCGCACCGGTGCCATCGCCGGCCGCGCCCATATCATGGACGCCACCCGCGCCCATGCCGCCCGCGGCGGCTATGTGCTAGGCATCTGCAACGGCTTCCAGATCGCCTGCGAGGCGGGTCTCCTGCCCGGCATCCTCGTGCGCAACGCCCATCTGAAATTCGTCTGCAAGCGCCAGCACCTCAAAGTCGAGCGCAACGACACGCCCTATACCAGCGCCTATGCCAAGGGCCAGGCGATCGATGTCTGCATCGCCCATGGCGAGGGCAACTACATCGCCGATGCCGAAACGCTCGCCCGCCTCGAAGGCGAAGGCCTCGTCGCCTTTCGCTATGCGGATGCGGAGGGCAACGTCACCCCGGCGGCGAACCCGAACGGCTCGCTCAACAACATCGCCGGCATTTACTCGCCCGGTTTCAACGTGCTCGGCCTGATGCCGCACCCGGAGAACCTGATCGATTCGCTGGTCGGCGGCACCGATGGTCGCGGCCTGTTCGACAGCCTCGTCAGCTCCAGGCGCGCAGCCTGA
- the purS gene encoding phosphoribosylformylglycinamidine synthase subunit PurS, translated as MKARVTVTLKNGVLDPQGKAIEGALKSLDIAGVESVRQGKVFDIELSGSDKAAAEAALKAACEKLLANTVIENYRVEIGA; from the coding sequence ATGAAAGCCCGCGTCACCGTCACCCTGAAGAACGGCGTGCTCGATCCGCAGGGCAAGGCGATCGAGGGCGCGCTGAAGTCGCTCGACATCGCCGGCGTCGAGTCGGTGCGCCAGGGCAAGGTCTTCGATATCGAGCTTTCGGGCTCGGACAAGGCCGCCGCCGAGGCCGCCCTCAAGGCCGCCTGCGAAAAGCTCCTCGCCAATACCGTGATCGAGAACTACCGCGTCGAGATCGGAGCCTGA